GAAAGGCTGGACCAAAGGATCATGTGCTCAATCAAGGCTACTCCAGCAGAAGTGACTTGAGAACACACTGGCTGCAAAAAAAAGTACTCGCCGCTTTTGAGCTGATGTTGGGGATTGAAGTGGGTTAGCAGATGATGCTTCATCTCGTTGTCACAACCATGCGTTCCTCCATTCTACCTGATAGTTTTATACTCTGAGGTTGAACCTCGATCGACCGAATGTACAGTCTATGCCACCAACCTAGCTCGTTGCTCCTACCCTCTTTTGGCGAGCGAGAAGCAAGGTTTGCGTGGGCTGTTGATGCTCGCCGTTCCTACGTACAGTAGCTAGTATGGACCAGGCTGCTTCTGTGAGCAAACGGTCAAGAGTCGAGCTCGGATTTCAATTTCAAATCCACACTGCGTTGAAGAGAGGTGAGAACAGGGCGATCGGCATTGGCCAAACTGCATTGGTGCGAGCGACAAGGGCCCAAAACGCTCGCCTGCGTGGAAGCCGCCTATGCATCCTTCTACCAACGGAAGAGCAACCACAACGCCAACTGCTGAATGAGACCAGACCAAAGTCTATAACGCTACCTTTGTAGCTTTTCTTGACACCCGCTCTGTGGTATTGAAAAACAAGGAGGAACTCTTAGGTCCGAATAGGGTATGTTTTGTAACTCCACACCAGGTGCCTGCGCACAGACAATCCTTTTTGCGCGCCTGCAGACACCGGGGCACCTTCTACCGATGCATTGTACACCTGTCGAGTGCGTCCAGCAACTCGGGCCTTGGCGCCAGAGCCTCGCGTGCTTGGGTGTAGGTGAACCACTGCCTTGAGCGCTTGTGCATCTCTGGCCATTGTGTTTCCTGTTTCTCAACAACGGCCTCGAAGAAGTGATACGAGGCTTTGGGTGCGGTGGCTGTCAGCTGGTCGGCCCTCCGTTTCTCGGGGATCATGCCGAGGTCGTAGCTGATTTTGCAGATGATGCCGGCCTCCTCCCAGGCCTCACGTTTGGCGGCATCTTGAGCGGTTGCTTCGTCGAGCTCCCATCCGCCCTTTGGGAGAACCCAGCCGCCACGGCGTGTGGACTGGATGAGGAGCACATAGTACTTGTCCGTGGAGAGCGGAACAACACCGGCGACTAGTCGTTCGCCCTGGGGACCGTACCCTGCAGGCGAATTAGCCAAACAAGACAGCGGAGGGCCATTTGAACACGTTTTGAGGGCGTTTGCGAAATGTTGGGACCATGTTTTGCGGGTCTCGTGAGCACACTTACGTTGGTTCACGCGACCAGTGCGCGACTGCATGGGCAGCTGCTGGGTGGCAGCCATGTGTGGCGGTCAAAAAAGTAACTGCGACGGGGGTGGACAGCACCGCAGGCGGGCAACGTGCTCACAGCACCGTCGAGACTCGAAACAGGGGCTTGGTCGGAGGGGCAAGGGCGCACTGGGGCGGAGAAAAGAAGCCGAGCAAACGGCGAAGGCGGGCGTGGTGGTAGGGAGTGACTAGGCAAGCGAGGATGGGGGGGTGTTGTAGTGACAGCGTGGTGGGGCGACGGTTGCTCAGTCCCGGGGGGAACGGGGCGGAGGATGCTGAAGGACCCTGGGGGTAGCAAAAGAGGCCATGGTGATGTTTTATTAGACAGGTGGAGTGGGAGGCTAGGTGCTCGACCGCATAGAAAATCGAGCGTTTCTTTGCCAAGCCAGCAAACCAGCGCCCGCCGGGGCCGGGGAGAGCTGCGAGACGGCGGCGGGCGCGTGCGGACTCTTGCGACTCACTCGCCCCGAACTGTAGACAGGGTCGCTGTGCAGTAGACAGTCCGCCTATGACGTCGGGCGAGGCAGAATCACGGGGGCAATTGCATGCTTTTCAGTGGGCGCCGTGGCTCTGCGCGCGCTGTGTAATGAGACAAGACCCTCCCTACCCTTTCATCGCCCATATAGCCTGCAGCACCCCCCGCCGACCGCCTTGCTCCGCACATGTACGAGTGCACCAGCGATCAGCGCCGCTCAGCAGCCAGTAGAGCCATAAAAGCCAGCAGAGCCCGCCGTTCTGAGAGGTCGGCGCGGCCAGGGGAGCCTTAATCACCTTTGCCTAGAACGGCTGCCGTTGCTctccaccgcccaccgcccaccgcccaccgcccgaGCAGCCCTCGTTGCGCGCACACGCTGTTCCCGCTCTGGCCTACCCCCACTGAACGCTTGACCAAATCCCACGCTTGCGCCCCTTCCTGCAGCTCGTCGTAGGCCAGCTCTCGGATGGCCCTTTCGTACGTGCAGCCCTTCGGTAGGTTTTGCTCCAACCATTCTCCTGAATCGCGCCCGTGCTCGTCTGGCTGGATATGGCTGAACACAGAGTCGTCCTCCACGCCGTTCACACTGCATACCACACGGCCTCTATCCCTGGACACACGACAATAACTGCTGATGCTCCTGCCTAGGCTACAGTAGCGAGTCCTGCGGGTACTGCAAAGATGTATCGAGTGGTCAGAGAAGGCCCAATTCTCGTACGTGGCTATTCCGTTCATCTCCCGTCCCAGTCATCCAGAGTCACGCGTGCATGAATCTGTCACTGTCACAGCGGTCAGCCTGTTCAGTGCGCCAACAGTGGCAAACAATGGCAGGCGCGCCACTGGCTCTGCTTCAATTGATGTTCCCTTAAGGTTGCCCCTTCATGCGTGGCATTGGCAATTGAGTCTCCGCGCTGCATGAAACAAATCTAATACTGGCGCATGGTCCAACACCTGCGCCGGAGCACGCGTCGCCGCCAAGCTTCTTCCTCATCTTCTACTTACCTAGGCATACGCGAATATGCAAGTGTTGACGAtcaaacaacaacaacaacaacaacaacaagaacaagaacaagaacaagaacagcaACATACGAGTCAGATGGGTACCTGCCTCCTTTGGCTGCCACGTCAAGCTCTTGCTCCTACtctgctcttgctcttgctcttgctcttgctcttgatGTTCACCATCTTCGTCCGGAGGAAACCAGAGGGCTACATGAGCTGTGCCAATGCTGACTTGCTTTACATAATCAGGAGCCAGCTATTACTTTTCGTCAAAAAGCCTGTCAGTAGACGTATATCAAAGCTTGGTTGATCGCGGATGGAGACGGTCAGGCACGATCTTCTACAAGCCTGACGTCCTGCGTCACTGTTGTCCCCACTACACGATCCGGTAAGCTGCACCTGCATGGCAGCAACCACCGCGATTGACACGGGCATAGACTGCCTGCAGCCGAGTTGAAGCCATCGAAAGACCAGCGCCGCACAGTCAACAAATGGAACGATTTCGTATTGGGTGAAGACTACAAGAAGGGAGCTGCAAAACTTCACCCTGTGTCGAAAGAGTCAGTCAAGGTCTTGTAACAAGCTGGCGACATGACTGACTTTGACCAGAGAAAAGGCGCGCCTCAAGAACGCATTTGACCTTCTCCTAGAAGTCCATAAAGCTGATCTCGACAATGTCAAGCAGCCACCAGAGCCTGCACACCGATTCGAGGTGACGCTTGAGCCGGCCGACTTCACTACCGAGAAGTTCGAATTGTTTCGCGACTACCAGTCGCATGTCCACAAAGAAAAGCCGAATGAAATATCGCAGTCAGGCTTCAAACGCTTCCTATGTACCTCGCCGCTGCAACGCGTCGCTCGACAGATCGATGGGAAGTCTCAGAAACTTGGCTCCTACCATCAATGCTATCGTTTAGATGGTCGACTGATTGCTATGGGTGTGCTTGATTTGCTGCCCCACTGTGTCAGTGGTGTGTACATGCTATATCACTCCGACTACGAGAAGTGGCAGTTTGGTAAGTTGAGTGCGTTGAGAGAGGCTGCTCTAGCAATTGAAGGTGGCTATCAGTATTATTACATGGGCTACTACATTCATACCTGTACGAAAATGCGTTACAAGGGTGACTACAAGCCTCAGTACGTCCTGGACCCAGAATCATACGAGTGGAATCCCTTGGATGGCGAGTTGAAAAGCTTGTTGGATCACAAAAGATACGTTTCCATGTCAAGGGAGCGTCAGAAGACAGACTCGGTGAATTCTACCAAGGTCGAGGGCGATGACACGGCTCAAATCGACGAGGTCGACCTCTCAGATTATCTTCTGCCCAAAGCCGCCGAAGCTGGCGATGCAGTACAGGGTGGCATGTCACTGTTTGAATTGAAGGTTCCTGGGGTTATGACAGAAGATGAGTTGTTAAGTACTTTGGATCTTGGATCAACGCCAATCCGAGTGAGAGGTCGCCTGGCCGAAGCTCGAGTAAGAAGCTATTCTTGGAAGATCAGCTAAATAGCATCAGGACTAACTCTTTGCAGCATCTCGTTTCATGGGACTATGGAGGTATACGTCAGCCGCACTCGATCAAGGGCATCATTGGCGAGCTAGTAGCATGTTTGGGGCCTGAAGCCGCGTCACAGGTCGTGGTGGATCTGGGTTGAGGGAACCAACATGAGCAGCTTAACGTAGTTTCAAGGCACGAAAATCACAACGAGCCTTTCGCAAGAGACATGCTCAATATTATATGCCCAATGGTtctaacgtaccccacgggcgagccgctcaacaggcgagccgctcacttttgccaagcccccaccaaacttctcctcctacaccaatgtcttcttaacaacaccatttagatgcgttaaaggaagctcagatacagcttgcgctccaggctctt
Above is a genomic segment from Ascochyta rabiei chromosome 10, complete sequence containing:
- a CDS encoding Diphosphoinositol-polyphosphate diphosphatase, with translation MAATQQLPMQSRTGRVNQRYGPQGERLVAGVVPLSTDKYYVLLIQSTRRGGWVLPKGGWELDEATAQDAAKREAWEEAGIICKISYDLGMIPEKRRADQLTATAPKASYHFFEAVVEKQETQWPEMHKRSRQWFTYTQAREALAPRPELLDALDRCTMHR
- a CDS encoding Arginyltransferase yields the protein MALSYVQPFGYSSESCGYCKDVSSGQRRPNSRASYYFSSKSLSVDVYQSLVDRGWRRSGTIFYKPDVLRHCCPHYTIRLPAAELKPSKDQRRTVNKWNDFVLGEDYKKGAAKLHPVSKEEKARLKNAFDLLLEVHKADLDNVKQPPEPAHRFEVTLEPADFTTEKFELFRDYQSHVHKEKPNEISQSGFKRFLCTSPLQRVARQIDGKSQKLGSYHQCYRLDGRLIAMGVLDLLPHCVSGVYMLYHSDYEKWQFGKLSALREAALAIEGGYQYYYMGYYIHTCTKMRYKGDYKPQYVLDPESYEWNPLDGELKSLLDHKRYVSMSRERQKTDSVNSTKVEGDDTAQIDEVDLSDYLLPKAAEAGDAVQGGMSLFELKVPGVMTEDELLSTLDLGSTPIRVRGRLAEARHLVSWDYGGIRQPHSIKGIIGELVACLGPEAASQVVVDLG